A window of Elusimicrobiota bacterium genomic DNA:
ACGAGTTCATGGGCAAACACCTGGCGGGCTGGTGCAAGGACCGGAAGGTGGTCAACGCTCCGGCCACCGCCACGGACCTGAAGCGCGCGGCCGAGCTGCGGCGGCAGGCCCTGTTGAAGCCGGCGCCGGCGAAGTAGAGGAGCGGCGATGGAAGAGTCCGTCCCGGAAGAGGCGCAGGAGCCGTCCGAAGTCGGCGCCGAGCCGCAGGAGTTGGCGGCTTTCAGCGAGCGGGTGGTGGCCTTCAGCCTGGACGTCGCCCTGTTCGTGGCCTGCTACTACGTCTCCTTGGCCCTGGTGTTCCGGAAGCAGCCGGTGGCCTTGAACCCCTACACCGGCCAATGGTCCCTGCTGTGGACCGGCTTCTTCCTCCTCTATCAGGCCTATCTCTCCTGCGAGGGGCGCCGGTCCTTGGGCAAGGCCGCGCTGGGCATCCGCGTGGTCGACCGCTCAGGCGAGGCTCTGGGGCTGGGCGCGGCGGCGCTGCGCTCCGCGCTCTATGTGGCGAGCTCGATCATGAACCTGGGCTTCCTGTGGGCGCTCTTCAATCCGGCGCGGCGCTGCTGGCACGACCTGGCGGTGGGAAGCCTGGTGGTCAGGGACACCGCGAGGCCGGGGGGCGCCCGTCCCCTGGTCCGGCTGGCGGCCGCCGGCTGCATCGCGGTCTTCCTGGGCGTGGTGGCCTGGAAGCACGTCATCGGGCCCCGCTACCAGCGCAACATGGACATCGCCTACGCGCGCGTGGGGGTCATGGAGATCGCCAAGCTCGAGACCATCCATCACCGCAAGTTCGGCGTGTACGCCAAGGACCTCCTGGCGCTGGCCCCGCTCTCCGGGGCTCCGGATGCCTTCATGCGGGACATGGCGAACCTCCTGGACGTGGATTCCGGCATCCGCATCGAGGCGGATGCCAAGGGCTACACGATCACGGCGCGGGCGACCGACGACCGCAAGACCCTGATCATCCAGAAGGGATCCTAGAACGATCGAGGGGCGGACGGACTGCGGCCCAGACAGGAGGACCTGTCTGGGCCGCGCGTGTTCCGGGCCGGACTAGAATTTTTGCGACGGGTCGAGCTTGACCCCGGGCCCCATGCTCGAGGACAGGGTCACGCTGATGAGGTAGATGCCCTTGGAGGACGAGGGCTTGGCCTTGATGAGCACCTCCATCACCGCCTTGACGTTGCCGGTGAGCCGCGCGGGCTCGAACGAGGCCTTGCCCACCGGGACGTGGATGATGCCGTAGTCGTCCACCTTGTACTCCACCCGGCCGGCCTTGAGCTCCTTGACGGTCTTGCCCACGTCCATGGTCACGGTGCCGCTCTTGGGGTTGGGCATGAGGCCCTTGGGCCCCAGGATCTTGCCCAGCTTGGAGAGGTCCTTCATCATGTCCGGGGTGGCCACGAGCACCTCGAAGTCCAGGAACCCCTTGGAGATCTGGTCCACGAGCTCGGCGCCTCCCACGATGTCCGCGCCGGCCGCGGTGGCGTCCTTCTGCTTCTCGCCCTGGGTGACGACGGCGACTTTCTTGGATTTGCCCAGGCCGTGGGGCAAGCCCACGGTGCCGCGCACCTGCTGGTCCGCCTGCTTGGGGTCGACGCCCAGCCGCGCGTGCAGCTCCACCGTCTCGTCGAATTTGGCGGTGGCGCACTTCTTGACCAGCGCCACGGCCTCGTCGAGATTGTACGTCTTGGAGAGGTCCAAGTCCTTGGTGAGATTCACGATCCTTTTGCCCATACCGCCTCCTTGACCTGTTGGCGTCCAGCTCGGCTGGACTCGGTCCGCCTTCGTTTATTCCGCGATCTCGATGCCCATGGACCGCGCCGTGCCCTTGACCATCTGCAGGGCGCTCTTGAGGTCCTTGGTGTTGAGGTCCGGCATCTTCTGCGTCGCGATCTCCTCGGCCTGCTTGAGGGTGACCTTGCCCACCTTGTTGCGGTTGGGCTCGCCGGAGGCCTTGGCCAGGCCGGCCGCGCGCTTGAGCAGCGAGGCCACGGGC
This region includes:
- a CDS encoding RDD family protein, whose product is MEESVPEEAQEPSEVGAEPQELAAFSERVVAFSLDVALFVACYYVSLALVFRKQPVALNPYTGQWSLLWTGFFLLYQAYLSCEGRRSLGKAALGIRVVDRSGEALGLGAAALRSALYVASSIMNLGFLWALFNPARRCWHDLAVGSLVVRDTARPGGARPLVRLAAAGCIAVFLGVVAWKHVIGPRYQRNMDIAYARVGVMEIAKLETIHHRKFGVYAKDLLALAPLSGAPDAFMRDMANLLDVDSGIRIEADAKGYTITARATDDRKTLIIQKGS
- the rplA gene encoding 50S ribosomal protein L1 — its product is MGKRIVNLTKDLDLSKTYNLDEAVALVKKCATAKFDETVELHARLGVDPKQADQQVRGTVGLPHGLGKSKKVAVVTQGEKQKDATAAGADIVGGAELVDQISKGFLDFEVLVATPDMMKDLSKLGKILGPKGLMPNPKSGTVTMDVGKTVKELKAGRVEYKVDDYGIIHVPVGKASFEPARLTGNVKAVMEVLIKAKPSSSKGIYLISVTLSSSMGPGVKLDPSQKF